The nucleotide window TAGTGTTTTTTATTGGAATGTCAATTTGATTGCAGCTTGTGTCCGGTTTGGTGACAAAAAAAGTGGCCGTCAAATGTTTGATAACATCCTTTGCTCAAATGTGATTTCATGGGATGCCATACTCTCTGACTATTTCCAGAATGAAGACCACATGGAGGTAAAGCATATATTTCATAATATGCAAGGATTGGATGTCTATTGGAACGCTACGATAGCAGGTCTTTTAGTCAATTCTCAAGATAAGGAAGCTTTCACGTACTCTAAGAAAGTGAGGCAACATGAGATGCTTCCCACGCAATTCTCTTATGCTCCTATACTGAGTTGTTGCTCCAAGCTAGCTTCTTCATTTCAAGAGAGACAGAGCACTGCTTCACTGACATTAATGAAAATTTTACTTGCTAAAGTGTTTGAAATGGAAACTGATGGTGGGTTCGCAAACAATTTGGAGAAGATGTGTTTGTTTATTGCTCGTAGGTTTGAGATAATGGAAGGAAATGCACCAATATCTTGGAAGGATATGGAAACCAATTTGTTTGCTCTTAGTGTGGTCGTTGAGGTACACCTACAGGAAAGCCAAATCTTGGATTTTTCGGTCATTATGCAGTTGGTGATGATTTTGTCCACTAGGCCTTTGGATGAACTGAAGGGCATCATGTGTATTAATGTGCATAGTTCTCTTGGAGACATTGATGACTCCTATTCTAAGTGCATCTCTGTTTTTCAAACAATTGCTAGACCCTTACTGTTATTTCTTGCTGCTACCTTGCTTCTAAATAATGTGGAACGAGATGAGAATTTAATTGCAGCTCTTGCGTCATCTCTTGGGAAAGATTGTAGTGGTTGCATTAAAATTGGTGAGCTTGATCAGTCTTGCAAGAACATTTATCTATGTCATGAGCAATTCAAAGCATTGGTAAGGTCAAACTTGTACATCTGCAAATGGTTTGGGTTATCAGTGATATGCGTACAGGGGCTTACATTGTTATTGGCCATAATACTCAAAGCTATTGGGCTATGTCATTAttatgatggtgatgatgattatATTCTTGAGAGGTTTTCACTTCTGAATTACTCGCCTCATGGTGTCTTTAGCATCACTACTGATGGGTCCAAAAATGATGCTTGGCATGTACTGATGATCATTTTTGGGGATTATTTGTGGACTATGTCTGATCAACCTAAAGACAATATTCTTATTGGAGATATTGAACTACCTAGAGTACTTGCAATTTTTATCAGTGCATTGGTCCTAGGTGGAACTAATGATCAATTATTCTGGTATTACAAGTCAAAGATCATGAAGTATCTCAAGGAATTGGCTAAAGTCTTTGACATTAAGAGTCAATTGGAGACTCTGGTGGATTATCAAGTGCGGCCACCACAAAAGAAAATATGCTCCAGCTTTATGGTTGACTTTATTCTACTGCCCTTTACATCATCTTTTTGTAGCTTACACTTGCAGTTGGATGCTAAACGGGTTAAGACTTCACAGCATAGTCCTACCTTGTATCGCATTGCAGAAATACGTGTGAAGAATCTCAAGGTTCTGGCGATTGAGAAGTACTTGAGGGATGCAATTGAGTCATGGTTAGATGGAATTCTTGGTGAAAATGGTTCTTATGAGATTAAATGGGGTGGCAATTTTACTAAACAAGGATCATTGGATTATGGTGCAGACTTCGGGTTTGGACTTTACATTGATCACCATTATTACTTGGGTTACTTTCTGTATGGCATTTCAGTGCTTGCTAAGATTGAACTGGAATGGGGGATGAGGTATAAGCCTCAAGTTGATTCACTTGCTGCAGATTCCATGAACTTAGACAAGAGGACAGGTTTCCATTATTCACTGGGCAGATTATTTCTTAAACTTGAGGTCAAGTTTCAATTGAAGAGGGGTGGTGTTGTTAGGACCCAATTCTATGATCTCCAAGTCCAAGTGTGTATCGAGGCCCATAATAGCTCTTTTGGCTGTGAAAGCCCATAGTAGGTCCAATTATGTAAAACGACGTCGTCGATGCTGACTATATAGCTGGAGTCCAGCTGCATTGTAGAAGGAATCtgagaattgaattgaatttggcttttgtttttctatttccTTTGTTTTCCATTTCTCTTAGGGTTAGGACCCTAACACAGAGGCCATGACTAGGCAATGCCAGTGTACTATATTTGTCCAACCCATGAGAGAATAACAGAGTAAGTGTTGCTTACGtacattcttttctttaaataaaACCCTTAGCCCAGTGATAGGTAATTCATTATGTAAGTAAGAAATCCTCCAAGAATCTCCCTACCATAAACTGGTAAgtttctgtaaagcctgttgatTTTAGATATTTATAGGTGCTTATGGATCACATGGAACATTTTCCAATTTGTTTTTAGAGAAAGAGTCAAAAAACCAAAAGCAATTTCAAGATCCTACCCAAGTTGCAGAAAACTGAAATGGAATCACCCATGCAAGACTCAAATACCCAGAACTATTGCCTTGGAATCAAATCCTTGGAATATGTAAGCAACTGAGAAGGGCTAGAACATGAACTGGTACAAATGCCACCACTGGTGTGAAAGTTAAAATACCAATAGTTATGTTTATTCATTTTACAGGCTACAATATCCTATATATGGAATGCAAGATTTTACGTGAAATTTCGGTATTCGCAACTCATACTGAGTGTAAAATTACTTGAAGTCCATGCTGTGGACGAACTGTGAGAAACTGAAAGGGCGAGTGGACATAGGCTGGGGAAAGGGTGAAGGAGTAGCATTGTAGAATCATTGAAAGAGCAATCTTTGCTTCAATGGCGGCAAAGTTGAGGCCAACACAAGTTCTAGGTCCCATTCCAAAGGGTAAGAATGCAGCCATGTTGTTGTTAGTAGCACTAGCAACACCTTCAGAAAATCTCTCAGGTTTGAAATGTTTCACATCTTGTCCCCAGAACTGAGGTTCATGATGAAGTGCTAGATTTGAGACAAGCAATTCAACATTAGCAGGTATAATAAGGTTTCCCAATTTAACTTCCTTATCCACTGTTCGTACAAGGAAAATCACAGGAGGATATAACCTCAGAGACTCATTGATGATCATACTCATCtgcatgaaaataaaatattgaGAGTAACTCACGGTTAACTAAAACATTTCTCCCATTTAGACAAACATATACATGAGGACGGAGTTTTTGACTTTCTTACCGTTTTTAGTTTGGCAAGGCCATCAGGATTTGGAGTTTTTTTGCCAAATAACTGCAGGACCTCCTTTCTTGCTTCCTCTTGCCATTCCGGATGGAGGGCCAGAAGAAAGACAGTCCAAACAAGCAAAGAGTTGGTTGTTTCTTGTCCAGCAAAGTAAAATGTCTTGCACTCCTCGACCAATTCATTCACTGAAATTCTCTGCTTGTCATTGGTAGCATGGCGAGCCTTTAAAAGCAATCCAAGAAAATCAGTCCCAAAGCTGCCTTCTTCTCCAGTCactgcctccctctctcttttcttaACAATCTCTATTATGGTGTCTCCTATTCCTTTCTCAAGCTTCTCTGATTCTTTCTCATCACTGGTTTTATAAAACTTGCTGCAATTTTGAATTTAACACTAAGCATGAGTGTTACTTGAATGAAGATAAGACTTTTGAGACTAACTACATTCAGCAGTTGACATCAAAAGTCTATCTTCATTCAAGTAATCCAGAACATCATATAAAAGAAGATTCAACAATATCTACAAGGAACATCAGTTCTTTCAATTTAGAGGAAGCTACCTGATGCCAGGAACCCTGAGTTTGTGAGCATTTTTGAATATTACAGAGCTTAACTTCATCAACATGTCAAAAATATTCTTCCCTTCTAAATAGCTGCTGCCAAATGCTGTCCTAGAAATAACTTCTGAAGTGAACAACCTAAAATGTTCATACACCTCAATCTCTTTTCCTTCATGCTTTTTCCACCCTTCGAGCATCGTCTCAGCACTAGCTATCATGTCTGGAATCATactctagcaaaacccaaatccCTAATTCAATTAGCAAATTGTCCTACAATTTGTCCTTCTTTTATAAACAGTTGAGACAACTACCACTACCTAATAGTCTACTACTACACTAATCTTTGCAAGGATCACCCTTCACAAATAAGTAGTACTATTTATGCATAAATTAAACGACTTTTTTTTAAGTCAGAGATACATGCAACAAAGGAACTTAATTACTTTTAAGCTGTCTCCATGGAAGGCATGGTTGGAAATCTTTCTCAGTTTTGACCATTTTTCACCTTCTGCCATGGAAACGCTGTCTCCCAATAGCTTCTTCACATAGATACTGGGCTTCTGTTTTGTATAAACCCTATCTTTGTTATTGAGAATCTCCTTGCCTAACTCAGGTTCTGTAATGACTAAAACTGGTTGAAGACCATACCATTGTAGATAATTCTTCCCTGTAGCAGATAGTGACCATAAAATTAAAGGCCAAATCTTTGAAGTAAGACTTGATTTTGAGTTAAGGGTTGGTTAATTACCATAGCTCTTGGTCCATGAGTGAATGTGAGGTTGAACTGCAGATAGTACATCATGTGATAAATTCGGTATGGGCCTGCTCATGGCTTCCTTTAGCATGTTGCTGATTTCTTTGTTGTTTCCATGGATGAGTCTGTAAGAAGGACCTCTGATTCCCTGAGAAGCCATGAACCTCTGTGTTCGAGTTGGAGTCCACCATAGTTTGTGAACTATCTTGATGAAGATCAAAGCcaacagaagaagaaaggtACACGAAACACCGGGAAGAGTGaggactctctctctcacccaacTCATCATTCTTCCGTGTTGTCTGGTTTCTCTTGATTCTTtttattctaaatttctaaGTGCGCGGGCGCAGGTGCGTCGCACGTGATTGAGAGATTATGGATTCACATGTAACGTGGACCCGCCGGATGGGgaggtgatttggattttggaggaATGGTCCGGAGTTGATGACCGGCTATGGCCTCCGTTACTTTCATGACAATCCAACGGTAGAGAAAGCCTACCCGTGCGAGATCCTTTCCTCCTCAACCAGGAACTGTAGCTTCAAAGAGGGGGATttcttcatctcaaaaaaaaaaaaagaaaaaaagggggaTTTCTGGCTTTGCGTGCGGAGATACCTGTTATAACCGGTTTTCTAGTATAACTTAGATGCATGTGCGTAGCACGTGCCCGCAGACAGAGATTTGGATAATTACAGTAGTCAGTACACTGACCACGACCCAAGCTAGTTGCCACATTTGACCAAGACCTTTCattgccaaaagaaaaagattaaaaaaaaaaaaaaaaaagaccaccACCTTAGACTAAAAGATTACTTTCCGAATATCAAGTCTATCTCATTTCATTTTGCCCCCCCtaaaacttcatttttttttggtctcaCGACAAAACTGTATTATTTATCTATGGTGTTAGAGAAGTTATAAGTTCAAATCCTTGCTTTCCTAaaatcaaaaaatatatattgattGGTCTCACTTGACACCTTGAGGATTTGAAAGAATGTATCTTCTAGAAAATGTTGAAAACAAAATTGCTAGTTTTATCACTTTATGGAGATAAAGAATAGGATCTGCCGACTGCTACTAGTGACCGCAATGCCGCATTCAAGTAACTTGATCTCCCCTATTAGAAGTTCCCAACTCACACATCAATCCTGTTCTTCTTCTCTGTATTCTGTTAGGGAAAATCAAATTTGTCGACATCCAATATAAAACCTCTAGCTTTTGTTTCGGTTTCTTAATATTCTGTCATTAATTCATTATCGATCTTGAATATTATTGTAGTGTAATTCCATTTCCATCTCTGAGTGCAAATCAATATGGGAATGACCTATTGATCTCATGATCGAATAGTGGTTCTGAAAGATCGatgagagataaaaaaaaaaaaaaaatcattgaagATGAATGACTATTAATTATGAAGTGTTCAATAATCTTCATGCAAAGCTGATGCTGGAATATTGGCATAACTAACTCCGAAAAATGGATGAATGCTTCTTCACAATATTAATGTGTATCCTTAAAATTTGTCGGTCCTTACGAGCAAATGCACCCCAAGAGTCAATAGGCAAAGGCAAAAGGCAAGGTCTTGCCTCCCATTTGTGCACTATTCACTAATATTGCCTTTGCCTCTCAGTTTTTTCATGCACCCCAAATAGGCAAGGTCAATGCCTCTCAATCATTCACTATTTAATCCAATGGTTGTTTTTTTATAAATGTAATCCAATGGTACAAAAGCATCCCCAGATATAGCTGTTGGAACAAAAGCAGCTGATTCAAACATATTTAATCCCACCATGTTTAACTACAAGACAAAAGTGATCAACAGCCATTACCCTACGTCACCTTCCATGTGAGGCCCATGTGCCATTTTGGTCGACCAAGTCAAAGTCCAAGACTTGCCATTGGGCTTGGTCGGGAAGGCATCTGATCGTCCAACAAGTTTGCAGTGCATTGCAGCTTTGTCATTTTTTGCCATTTTGGCTGGTCTTGGACGTCCAAGATCAGTGCGGTGCATTTGCTCTAATGAAGGATCTATTACTCTTTGAAATTTTCTTGCTAGTTAGTATTGGCATAATATACTGGAGTGATTCTCTAGATTGAGGGTGTGATACTGTGACTTATTCTCTACATTGTCAGTCAGCCTCCAATGtccctttatatattaaaaaaaaaacaaaaacaaaaaaacaaaagtactAATTAACTAGGAATTGTCGTCTTCAGTCCTCACAGTTCACAACGAGTGTAGCATTACTTGAACTCCATGCCGTGGGCGCAGTGCCAGCTGCCTTAAGGGCGAGTGAACATAACCCGGAGACAGCGTAAAGAAGTAGTGCTGTAGGATCATTGAAAGAGCAATCTTGGCTTAAGTGGTGCCAAAGTGAAGGCCTACACAATTCCTAGGTCCCATTCC belongs to Rosa chinensis cultivar Old Blush chromosome 4, RchiOBHm-V2, whole genome shotgun sequence and includes:
- the LOC112197578 gene encoding uncharacterized protein LOC112197578; protein product: MIGFPEGHESYGKSKESLQVNFDTSDAGIDQATHSIGPDDKEKDGNCDGSGESGNRSRKGPIEENLYKDDDASDFGKIFAGIPEVSVFYWNVNLIAACVRFGDKKSGRQMFDNILCSNVISWDAILSDYFQNEDHMEVKHIFHNMQGLDVYWNATIAGLLVNSQDKEAFTYSKKVRQHEMLPTQFSYAPILSCCSKLASSFQERQSTASLTLMKILLAKVFEMETDGGFANNLEKMCLFIARRFEIMEGNAPISWKDMETNLFALSVVVEVHLQESQILDFSVIMQLVMILSTRPLDELKGIMCINVHSSLGDIDDSYSKCISVFQTIARPLLLFLAATLLLNNVERDENLIAALASSLGKDCSGCIKIGELDQSCKNIYLCHEQFKALVRSNLYICKWFGLSVICVQGLTLLLAIILKAIGLCHYYDGDDDYILERFSLLNYSPHGVFSITTDGSKNDAWHVLMIIFGDYLWTMSDQPKDNILIGDIELPRVLAIFISALVLGGTNDQLFWYYKSKIMKYLKELAKVFDIKSQLETLVDYQVRPPQKKICSSFMVDFILLPFTSSFCSLHLQLDAKRVKTSQHSPTLYRIAEIRVKNLKVLAIEKYLRDAIESWLDGILGENGSYEIKWGGNFTKQGSLDYGADFGFGLYIDHHYYLGYFLYGISVLAKIELEWGMRYKPQVDSLAADSMNLDKRTGFHYSLGRLFLKLEVKFQLKRGGVVRTQFYDLQVQVCIEAHNSSFGCESP
- the LOC112197579 gene encoding cytochrome P450 CYP749A22, which translates into the protein MMSWVRERVLTLPGVSCTFLLLLALIFIKIVHKLWWTPTRTQRFMASQGIRGPSYRLIHGNNKEISNMLKEAMSRPIPNLSHDVLSAVQPHIHSWTKSYGKNYLQWYGLQPVLVITEPELGKEILNNKDRVYTKQKPSIYVKKLLGDSVSMAEGEKWSKLRKISNHAFHGDSLKSMIPDMIASAETMLEGWKKHEGKEIEVYEHFRLFTSEVISRTAFGSSYLEGKNIFDMLMKLSSVIFKNAHKLRVPGISKFYKTSDEKESEKLEKGIGDTIIEIVKKREREAVTGEEGSFGTDFLGLLLKARHATNDKQRISVNELVEECKTFYFAGQETTNSLLVWTVFLLALHPEWQEEARKEVLQLFGKKTPNPDGLAKLKTMSMIINESLRLYPPVIFLVRTVDKEVKLGNLIIPANVELLVSNLALHHEPQFWGQDVKHFKPERFSEGVASATNNNMAAFLPFGMGPRTCVGLNFAAIEAKIALSMILQCYSFTLSPAYVHSPFQFLTVRPQHGLQVILHSV